Proteins co-encoded in one Armatimonadota bacterium genomic window:
- a CDS encoding GntR family transcriptional regulator, with protein sequence MRDLLVVENLPTRELVARKLRDAILSGRFQPGERLVERELVERMGVSRTPIREALRMLELEGLVTTVPYRGPVVTRPTLDDARALYEVRAALEGLAVALFTRRADVAAVERLRGHVAAAEEAWARGDIPGIVAANNAFHDELAAGCGNALLQALLANLRARIVLLRVESLSYPGRPPHTIAEHKAIVRRIAQGDAAAAKRLNERHIMHAWRAARAQLQARPAPADAGPRGAAPAPSEARP encoded by the coding sequence GTGCGCGACCTGCTGGTAGTCGAGAACCTGCCCACGCGGGAGCTGGTGGCCCGCAAGCTGCGCGACGCGATCCTCTCGGGCCGCTTCCAGCCCGGCGAACGCCTGGTGGAACGCGAGCTGGTGGAGCGCATGGGCGTGAGCCGCACGCCGATCCGCGAAGCGCTGCGGATGCTGGAGCTCGAGGGGCTCGTCACCACCGTGCCCTACCGCGGGCCCGTGGTGACGCGCCCCACCCTCGATGACGCCCGCGCGCTCTACGAGGTCCGGGCGGCGCTGGAAGGTCTGGCGGTGGCGCTCTTCACGCGTCGGGCCGACGTCGCCGCCGTGGAACGGCTGCGCGGCCACGTGGCCGCGGCCGAGGAGGCCTGGGCGCGCGGGGACATCCCCGGGATCGTGGCCGCCAACAACGCCTTCCACGACGAGCTCGCCGCCGGCTGCGGCAACGCGCTGCTGCAGGCGCTGCTGGCGAACCTGCGCGCCCGCATCGTGCTGCTCCGGGTCGAGTCGCTGTCCTACCCGGGCCGCCCCCCGCACACCATCGCCGAGCACAAGGCCATCGTGCGCCGCATCGCCCAGGGCGACGCGGCCGCCGCCAAGCGCCTGAACGAACGCCACATCATGCACGCCTGGCGCGCCGCCCGGGCCCAGCTCCAGGCCCGCCCCGCGCCCGCCGACGCCGGACCGCGCGGTGCGGCCCCCGCGCCGTCGGAGGCGCGGCCATGA
- a CDS encoding aminopeptidase, protein MIAPMAPTARRIMEQVLGVRPGERLVIVTDFERPRTITDLLAAAGTFYGLETVVVTMPAREMGGEEPPPAVAAAMRTADVIIVQTSHSMTHTNAEREALRAGARVCNLREVDEEMMVRGGVTADYEQVDRITRRGVALLAEAARARVTTPEGTDLTLDLTGRPAFGLAGFARRPGEFSGLPDGEAAIAPREGRTEGVLVDPYLIEKIGPVTEPFRLEVRAGQIVRVDGGAQAAALHAILERKDPGGRNFAAELALGTNPACRVIPKSREIKKRLGQAHLALGDNLSLGGVVDSAIHLDIILLQPTVTLDDEVVIDRGRPVFAEGL, encoded by the coding sequence ATGATCGCCCCCATGGCCCCCACGGCCCGGCGCATCATGGAGCAGGTGCTGGGTGTGCGGCCGGGCGAGCGGCTGGTCATCGTGACCGATTTCGAGCGCCCCCGCACCATCACCGACCTGCTGGCCGCTGCCGGCACGTTCTACGGCCTGGAAACCGTGGTGGTCACCATGCCCGCCCGCGAGATGGGCGGCGAAGAACCCCCGCCGGCGGTCGCCGCGGCGATGCGCACCGCCGACGTCATCATCGTCCAGACGTCGCACTCGATGACCCACACCAACGCCGAGCGCGAGGCGCTGCGCGCCGGGGCCCGCGTCTGCAACCTCCGCGAGGTGGACGAGGAGATGATGGTGCGGGGCGGGGTCACCGCCGACTACGAGCAGGTCGACCGCATCACCCGCCGCGGCGTGGCGCTGCTGGCGGAGGCTGCGCGGGCCCGCGTGACCACGCCAGAGGGCACCGACCTCACGCTGGACCTGACCGGCCGGCCGGCGTTCGGCCTGGCGGGCTTCGCGCGCCGGCCGGGAGAGTTCTCGGGACTGCCCGACGGCGAAGCTGCCATCGCCCCGCGGGAGGGCCGCACCGAAGGCGTGCTGGTCGACCCCTACCTCATCGAGAAGATCGGCCCGGTGACCGAGCCGTTCCGGCTGGAGGTGCGCGCCGGGCAGATCGTGCGGGTGGACGGGGGCGCCCAGGCCGCCGCCCTGCACGCGATCCTCGAGCGCAAGGACCCCGGCGGTCGCAACTTCGCCGCCGAGCTGGCGCTGGGCACGAACCCGGCGTGTCGGGTGATTCCCAAGAGCCGCGAGATCAAGAAGCGCCTGGGGCAGGCGCACCTGGCGCTGGGCGACAACCTGAGCCTGGGCGGGGTCGTCGACAGCGCCATTCACCTGGACATCATCCTCCTCCAGCCCACGGTGACGCTCGACGACGAGGTGGTCATCGACCGCGGACGGCCGGTGTTCGCGGAAGGCCTGTAG
- a CDS encoding tripartite tricarboxylate transporter substrate binding protein, with translation MRYGGRLAAGVALVAMVCGLGVAALAQGTYPSKPITLVTHSSVGAGGDIFLRNLAKHLEGIVPVPIVVENRRGGASATAVTYVATSPPDGYVLYGSTPTMLQTPMLTRTQHTYLDLQPVVNVFFDPMILYVKADSPWKTLPDIVNAARAKPGQIRFGAATPGSVEHMIAHQIQKVAKVSVQPVTFEGGGDLLLAVLGGHVDLGVGEYAEVAAQVEARQVRVVASFTKDRLPRTTIPTATEQGVPIVVTKFRGLLGPKGMDPQAVAYWERVVKQVLEKPAYKQYYESVYLLPGYMDHKQYRAYLDMMNQTLRRYLKEIGVLK, from the coding sequence ATGCGGTACGGCGGCAGACTGGCGGCGGGCGTGGCGCTCGTCGCCATGGTGTGTGGTCTGGGCGTGGCGGCCCTGGCCCAGGGCACGTACCCCAGCAAGCCCATCACGTTGGTGACCCACTCCAGCGTGGGCGCGGGCGGGGACATCTTCCTGCGCAACCTGGCCAAGCACCTGGAAGGCATCGTCCCGGTGCCGATCGTCGTCGAGAACCGCCGGGGTGGCGCGTCGGCCACGGCCGTGACCTACGTGGCCACCAGCCCTCCCGACGGGTACGTGCTGTACGGGTCCACCCCCACGATGCTCCAGACGCCGATGCTCACCCGCACCCAGCACACCTACCTCGACCTCCAACCGGTCGTCAACGTCTTCTTCGACCCGATGATCCTCTACGTGAAGGCCGATTCGCCGTGGAAGACGCTGCCCGACATCGTCAACGCGGCCAGGGCGAAGCCGGGGCAGATTCGCTTCGGCGCCGCCACCCCGGGGTCGGTCGAGCACATGATCGCCCACCAGATCCAGAAGGTCGCGAAGGTCTCGGTGCAGCCCGTGACGTTCGAAGGGGGCGGCGACTTGCTGCTGGCGGTGCTGGGCGGGCACGTGGACCTGGGCGTGGGCGAGTACGCCGAGGTCGCAGCGCAGGTCGAGGCCCGGCAGGTGCGGGTGGTGGCGTCGTTCACCAAGGACCGCCTTCCCCGCACCACCATCCCCACGGCCACCGAGCAGGGCGTGCCCATCGTCGTCACCAAGTTCCGCGGGCTGCTGGGGCCCAAGGGGATGGACCCCCAGGCGGTCGCCTACTGGGAGCGCGTGGTCAAGCAGGTGCTGGAGAAGCCCGCGTACAAGCAGTACTACGAGTCGGTCTACCTGCTGCCGGGCTACATGGACCACAAGCAGTACCGCGCCTACCTGGACATGATGAACCAGACCCTGCGCCGCTACCTCAAGGAGATCGGCGTCCTCAAGTAA
- a CDS encoding tripartite tricarboxylate transporter TctB family protein: MRRADLLIGLGLLAFAGAYYRASLDIALGFASDRLGPTFFPRLLAVALAACALGLVARAVRGRSDPGPLPRARAGALALVVGLTVGYGLALRPLGYPVATALFLAAVIRVLGHRDLRTLAGVAVGVTAALYLVFARALHVLVPMGPLGGR, translated from the coding sequence GTGCGCCGCGCGGACCTGCTCATCGGGCTCGGCCTGCTGGCCTTCGCCGGCGCCTACTACCGGGCGTCGCTCGACATCGCCCTGGGGTTCGCGTCCGACCGGCTGGGCCCGACGTTCTTCCCGCGGCTGCTGGCTGTCGCGCTGGCGGCGTGCGCGCTGGGCCTGGTGGCGCGGGCGGTGCGCGGCCGGTCCGACCCCGGCCCGCTGCCGCGGGCCCGCGCCGGCGCCCTGGCGCTGGTCGTGGGCCTGACGGTGGGGTACGGCCTGGCCCTGCGACCGCTGGGGTACCCGGTGGCCACGGCGCTCTTCCTGGCCGCGGTGATCCGGGTGTTGGGCCACCGCGACCTCCGCACGCTGGCCGGCGTCGCCGTGGGGGTCACGGCCGCGCTCTACCTGGTCTTCGCGCGCGCCCTGCACGTGCTGGTCCCCATGGGCCCGCTGGGAGGCCGGTGA
- a CDS encoding tripartite tricarboxylate transporter permease: MLDRFVLGAQLAFQPVALLMMLFGVAWGIVGGALPGISGSIAMALLLPLTFGMNPAVALMMLAGVYIGAMYGGSITAILIRTPGTPGAAATVIDGYELHRRGLSGKALGVSLVTGTVGGLASVVILVAFAVPLSKVALAFGPPEYFALGVFGLALISSFVGRDLLKGAISALLGLIVATAGTDPFSGTPRFVFGGTDLLTGVEVAAGMIGLFAVSEIFYQIAEGGAWETIKGRFTTALPTWAELVRLRVAMLVGIVMGTIEGLLPGGGGAIAAFISYNEAKRWSKHPEEFGRGSLEGVAAPETANNVVTGTALIPLLTFGIPGSNSAAIMLAAMMLHGIAPGPQLFERSPQLVYGLFVGLVIANLMMLGLGLLALRPAIAVVNVRPPLLFAAILALVLVGAYSISNRMFEVWVVLLMGLVGYGMRRFGFNVLAMVLGLVLGFLVEVNLRRSLLISLGNPWVFFTRPISLVLLVFALITLLWPIVRRAREGHTVRRAAATA, from the coding sequence ATGCTCGACCGGTTCGTGCTGGGCGCGCAGCTGGCGTTCCAGCCGGTGGCCCTGCTCATGATGCTTTTCGGCGTCGCGTGGGGGATCGTGGGCGGCGCCCTGCCCGGGATCTCGGGGTCCATCGCCATGGCCCTGCTGCTGCCGCTGACCTTCGGCATGAACCCTGCGGTGGCGCTCATGATGCTGGCGGGCGTCTACATCGGTGCCATGTACGGGGGCTCGATCACCGCCATCCTGATCCGCACGCCCGGGACGCCGGGTGCGGCGGCCACGGTCATCGACGGGTACGAACTGCACAGGCGGGGCCTCTCGGGCAAGGCCCTGGGCGTCTCGCTGGTCACCGGGACCGTGGGCGGCCTCGCCAGCGTCGTCATCCTGGTGGCCTTCGCTGTGCCGCTGTCCAAAGTCGCCCTGGCGTTTGGCCCGCCCGAGTACTTCGCCCTGGGGGTCTTCGGCCTGGCCCTCATCAGCTCGTTCGTCGGGCGCGACCTGCTCAAGGGTGCCATCTCGGCGCTGCTGGGCCTCATCGTCGCCACCGCCGGCACCGATCCGTTCTCGGGCACCCCGCGGTTCGTCTTCGGGGGCACCGACCTGCTCACCGGCGTGGAGGTCGCTGCGGGGATGATCGGCCTGTTCGCGGTCTCGGAGATCTTCTACCAGATCGCCGAGGGCGGCGCGTGGGAGACCATCAAGGGCAGGTTCACCACCGCCCTGCCGACCTGGGCCGAGCTGGTGCGCCTGCGGGTGGCCATGCTGGTGGGCATCGTCATGGGCACCATCGAAGGCCTGCTGCCGGGTGGCGGCGGTGCCATCGCCGCGTTCATCTCGTACAACGAGGCCAAGCGCTGGTCGAAGCACCCCGAGGAGTTCGGCCGTGGGTCGCTGGAAGGGGTCGCAGCGCCCGAGACCGCCAACAACGTGGTGACGGGCACGGCGCTCATCCCGCTGCTGACGTTCGGGATCCCCGGGTCCAACTCGGCGGCGATCATGCTGGCGGCCATGATGCTGCACGGGATCGCGCCCGGCCCGCAGCTGTTCGAACGCAGCCCCCAGCTCGTCTACGGGCTCTTCGTCGGGCTGGTGATCGCCAACCTCATGATGCTCGGGCTGGGTCTGCTGGCCCTGCGCCCCGCCATCGCGGTGGTGAACGTGCGGCCGCCGCTGCTGTTCGCGGCCATCCTGGCGCTGGTGCTGGTGGGTGCCTACTCCATCAGCAACCGCATGTTCGAGGTGTGGGTCGTGCTGCTCATGGGGCTGGTCGGCTACGGAATGCGTCGGTTCGGCTTCAACGTCCTGGCGATGGTGCTCGGCCTGGTGCTCGGGTTCCTGGTGGAAGTGAACCTGCGGCGCAGCCTGCTGATCTCGCTGGGCAACCCCTGGGTGTTCTTCACCCGCCCGATCTCGCTGGTGCTGCTGGTGTTCGCCCTGATCACGCTCCTGTGGCCCATCGTCCGCCGCGCCCGGGAGGGCCACACCGTGCGCCGCGCGGCGGCGACCGCCTAG